Proteins from one Megalops cyprinoides isolate fMegCyp1 chromosome 11, fMegCyp1.pri, whole genome shotgun sequence genomic window:
- the LOC118785526 gene encoding gamma-crystallin M3-like isoform X3 has product MSGRITFYEERNFGGRHYECSSDCADFSSYLSRCNSCRVESGCWMVYDRSNYMGNQYFLRRGEYSDYSRWGMFDGIRSCRMIPMYRGNYRMRMYERENFGGQMYECMDDCDSIMDRYRMSECHSCHVMDGHWLFYEQPHYRGRMWYMRPGEYRNFRDMGYPNMRFMSMRRIMDSYY; this is encoded by the exons ATGAGTGGACGA ATCACTTTCTACGAGGAAAGGAACTTTGGCGGTCGCCACTATGAGTGTAGCAGCGACTGTGCCGATTTCAGCTCCTACCTGAGCCGCTGCAACTCCTGCAGGGTGGAGAGCGGATGCTGGATGGTTTATGACCGCTCCAACTACATGGGGAACCAGTACTTCCTGAGGAGGGGCGAGTACTCTGACTACTCTCGCTGGGGCATGTTCGACGGAATCCGCTCCTGCCGTATGATCCCCATG TACAGAGGAAACTACAGGATGAGGATGTATGAGAGGGAGAACTTTGGTGGTCAGATGTACGAGTGCATGGATGACTGTGACTCCATCATGGACCGTTACCGCATGTCTGAGTGCCATTCCTGCCATGTGATGGACGGCCACTGGCTGTTCTACGAGCAGCCCCACTACAGAGGCAGGATGTGGTACATGAGGCCTGGGGAGTACAGGAACTTCAGAGACATGGGATACCCGAACATGAGATTCATGTCCATGAGGCGCATCATGGATTCCTATTATTAA
- the LOC118785526 gene encoding gamma-crystallin M3-like isoform X1, giving the protein MGTLTGLQLSSRITFYEERNFGGRHYECSSDCADFSSYLSRCNSCRVESGCWMVYDRSNYMGNQYFLRRGEYSDYSRWGMFDGIRSCRMIPMYRGNYRMRMYERENFGGQMYECMDDCDSIMDRYRMSECHSCHVMDGHWLFYEQPHYRGRMWYMRPGEYRNFRDMGYPNMRFMSMRRIMDSYY; this is encoded by the exons atgggcactctgacagGTCTGCAGCTAAGCAGCAGG ATCACTTTCTACGAGGAAAGGAACTTTGGCGGTCGCCACTATGAGTGTAGCAGCGACTGTGCCGATTTCAGCTCCTACCTGAGCCGCTGCAACTCCTGCAGGGTGGAGAGCGGATGCTGGATGGTTTATGACCGCTCCAACTACATGGGGAACCAGTACTTCCTGAGGAGGGGCGAGTACTCTGACTACTCTCGCTGGGGCATGTTCGACGGAATCCGCTCCTGCCGTATGATCCCCATG TACAGAGGAAACTACAGGATGAGGATGTATGAGAGGGAGAACTTTGGTGGTCAGATGTACGAGTGCATGGATGACTGTGACTCCATCATGGACCGTTACCGCATGTCTGAGTGCCATTCCTGCCATGTGATGGACGGCCACTGGCTGTTCTACGAGCAGCCCCACTACAGAGGCAGGATGTGGTACATGAGGCCTGGGGAGTACAGGAACTTCAGAGACATGGGATACCCGAACATGAGATTCATGTCCATGAGGCGCATCATGGATTCCTATTATTAA
- the LOC118785526 gene encoding gamma-crystallin M3-like isoform X2, whose product MLSVNIGQITFYEERNFGGRHYECSSDCADFSSYLSRCNSCRVESGCWMVYDRSNYMGNQYFLRRGEYSDYSRWGMFDGIRSCRMIPMYRGNYRMRMYERENFGGQMYECMDDCDSIMDRYRMSECHSCHVMDGHWLFYEQPHYRGRMWYMRPGEYRNFRDMGYPNMRFMSMRRIMDSYY is encoded by the exons ATGTTGTCTGTGAATATAGGGCAA ATCACTTTCTACGAGGAAAGGAACTTTGGCGGTCGCCACTATGAGTGTAGCAGCGACTGTGCCGATTTCAGCTCCTACCTGAGCCGCTGCAACTCCTGCAGGGTGGAGAGCGGATGCTGGATGGTTTATGACCGCTCCAACTACATGGGGAACCAGTACTTCCTGAGGAGGGGCGAGTACTCTGACTACTCTCGCTGGGGCATGTTCGACGGAATCCGCTCCTGCCGTATGATCCCCATG TACAGAGGAAACTACAGGATGAGGATGTATGAGAGGGAGAACTTTGGTGGTCAGATGTACGAGTGCATGGATGACTGTGACTCCATCATGGACCGTTACCGCATGTCTGAGTGCCATTCCTGCCATGTGATGGACGGCCACTGGCTGTTCTACGAGCAGCCCCACTACAGAGGCAGGATGTGGTACATGAGGCCTGGGGAGTACAGGAACTTCAGAGACATGGGATACCCGAACATGAGATTCATGTCCATGAGGCGCATCATGGATTCCTATTATTAA